GCTGCTCGAATTATCAGACAAATACGGCGTGATCCGCGCCCAGGCGCCCACCGCGCTCGTCATGCTGGCCGTCAACATCGTCCTGTTGAATACCCTGATGTAGCGCGCCGGCATGGCCGCCGGCGGCCCCGCGCCCGACCTCGGGGCACCCCGGCGTGCGCCTGCCGCGCCCGGAAGCCGGCATCCGGGCCGAAAGCGGCGGGCTCGGCGCCGGGCCGCGCGAGCGCCGGCCGTCCGCCGGGACGCGCGCGCGAGGGCGAGCGCCTGCTGCGCCACGCCTGCTCGAAAGGCGCCGGATTGCGAGGCCGCTCGCCGCCGCGCCATGGCGTTTGCGCGATGAACTCAAAAAAAACGGATAGTGAAAGGCGATCAGGTGGATAGCGGCCGAATCGGCCCGGGTATTCAATCGAGTCCATCAAGGACCAGGCGGCAAGGCCGCCGAGCAGCCGGAGGGTACCCATCGTGAATGCAGGGAAAGTTACGTCGCAATGGCAGGAATTCGTCGAAGGATGCCTCGATTTCCGCCCGGACGAGGGCGTCTACCGCATTGCCCGAGACATGTTTACCGAGCCGCAACTGTTCGATCTGGAGATGGAGTTCATCTTCGAGAAGAACTGGATTTACGCGTGTCACGAGAGCGAGATTCCCCAGCCGCACGACTTCGTGACCATGCGGGCGGGCCGCCAGCCGCTGATCGTCTCGCGCGGCGGCAACGGCGAGCTGAACGCCATGATCAATGCCTGCCAGCATCGCGGCGCAACGCTCACGCGCATGGGCAAGGGCAACCAGTCCACCTTCACCTGTCCGTTTCATGCGTGGTGCTACAAGAGCGACGGGCGCCTCGTGAAGGTCAAGGCGCCGGGCGAGTATGGCGAGGACTTCGACAAGTCCAAGCGGGGTCTCAAGAAGGCGCGCATCGCCAGCTACAAGGGCTTCGTGTTCGTCAGCCTCGACGCGGCCGGCACCGACACGCTCGAAGACTATCTGGGCGACGCGCGCGTCTTCCTCGACATGATGGTGGCGCAGTCGCCCACCGGCGAGCTGGAAGTGCTGCCGGGCAAGTCCACCTACACCTACGAGGGAAACTGGAAGCTGCAGAACGAGAACGGCCTCGACGGCTATCACGTGAGTACCGTGCACTACAACTACGTCGCCACGGTGCAGCATCGGCAGGAGGCGAACGCGCGCAAGGGCGGCGCGACGGCCGGGACGCTCGACTACAGCAAGCTGGGCGCGGGCGATGCGGATACCGACGACGGCTGGTTCGCGTTCCGCAACGGTCACAGCGTGCTGTTCAGCGACATGCCCAACCCGAGCGTGCGCCCCGGCTATGCCTCCGTCATGCCGCGCCTCGTGGCTGCCCACGGCCAGCAGAAGGCCGAGTGGATGATGCACCGGCTGCGCAACCTGAACGTCTATCCGAGCCTGTTCTTCATGGACCAGATCAGTTCGCAGCTGCGCATCGTGCGCCCGGTCGCCTGGAACAAGACCGAAATCATCAGCCAGTGCATCGGAGTGAAAGGCGAATCGGACAGCGACCGCGAAAGCCGCATTCGCCAGTTCGAGGACTTCTTCAACGTATCGGGAATGGGCACGCCCGACGATCTCGTGGAATTCCGCGAGCAGCAGCGCGGCTTCCAGGCGCGCCTCGAACGCTGGAGCGACGTGTCGCGCGGGCATCAGAAATGGGTGGCGGGGGAGACGGCAAACACGCGCCTGCTCGGCATCGCCCCCGTGCTGTGCGGTACCGAGCTGACCCATGAGGGGCTTTACGTCAACCAGCACGGCGCCTGGCAGAAGTTTCTGATGCAGGGGCTCGCACAACGATCGAATGCCGGGAAGGAGGATTGAATCATGGCTGTCACGCATGCGCTGCAACAATCGGTCGAGCAGTTTCTGTACCGGATGGCCGAGCTTTGCGACGCCCAGAGCTGGGACGAGTACCTCGACCTGTTCGACGAGAACAGCGAATACCACGTACCGCAGTGGGACTCCGAGCACGTGTATACCACCGACCCGAAGCGCGGCATGTCGCTGATCTACTACGCGAACCGCGCGGGGCTCGAGGATCGCGTGTTCCGGTTGCGCACGGGCAAGTCGGCGGCCTCCACGCCGCTGCCGCGCACGTTGCACCAGATCACCAACGTGCGGATCGCGCAAGGCGGCCAGGACGAGCTGGAAGTGAAGGCGAACTGGGTCACGTTCTACGCCCGCCACGGCGTGGCCGAGCACTTCTTCGGACGTGTCACCTACCAGCTGCGCCCGCACGGCGAGAGCTGGAAGATCATGCGCAAGCACGTGCTGCTGCTGAACGACACGATCAACGCCGTACTCGATTTCTACCATCTCTGATCCGGAGCGACGCGTCATGAACCATAGGGTCGCTTTCAGCTTTGCCGACGGCAAGACCGTTTTCTTCGACATCCACAAGGACGAGCTGCTGCTCGACGCCGCGCTGCGCAACGGCGTGAACATTCCGCTCGACTGCCGCGAAGGCGTTTGCGGCACTTGCCAGGGGCGTTGCGAGTCGGGCCGCTATACCCAGGACTACGTCGACGAGGAAGCCCTGTCGCCGGCCGATCTCGCCGCGCGCAAGATGCTTTCATGCCAGACGCGGGTGCAGTCCGATGCGTCGTTCTACTTCGACTTCGCTTCGGGCCTGTGCAGCGCGGCTGGAACGCAATCGCTCACGGGCCGGGTCGCGGCGGTCAAGCAGGTATCCGAGACCACCGCCATCCTGCACGTGGACGCAAGCGCCCATGAGCGGCGCATCGATTTTCTGCCGGGGCAGTACGCACGGCTGAAGGTGCCGGGCACGGACGTTTGGCGTTCCTATTCGTTCGCCAACCGGCCGGACGACGGCAACCAGTTGCAGTTCCTGATTCGCCTGCTGCCCGACGGCGCGATGAGCAACTATCTGCGCGAACGTTGCGCGCCGGGTCAGACGATCGAGTTCGAGGCACCGCTCGGGACCTTCTATCTGCGCGAGGCGGAGCGGCCCCTCGTGATGGTCGCGGGCGGCACGGGTCTTTCGGCATTTCTCGGCATGCTCGACGAGCTCGCGCATCAGGGCGGCTGCGCGCGGCAGGTGCGTCTCTACTATGGCGTGACCCACGCTCGCGACCTCTGCGAGCTCGAGCGCCTGACGGCATACGCGCAGCGCATCGCCAACTTCTCGGCCGAGATCGTGGTGATGAACGCCTCGGACGGGTGGCAGGGAAAAACGGGGCTCATCCCCGAGCATTTCGACCGGGACATGCTGGCGGCGGCGCCGTTCGACATGTACGTATGCGGACCGCCGCCCATGGTGGAAGCCATCAAGACATGGCTTGCGCGAGAACGGGTGAGCGATCATCGCCTCTACTACGAGAAATTCGCCGAGAGCAACAGCGCGCAACAGGCTGCATAAGCTTGCAGGTCAGGGTGTCTTAGTATTTTTTCCGGGCACGGTGTGGTTTACCATCGAACCACGACTAACCGCCCGGTGACACCCCCATGCATACGTCCGCCGTCAATGAGGCCCGCGGTATCGACGCGCTGCGTCACGACCTCGAAGGCGCGCGGGACTGGATGGCGTCGATTTGCGGCCCGCACGCGCTGCGGGCCCGGAGCCCGGACAAGCTGCAGTTCCATCATTCGGGCACGGTGATGCGGTCGATGGCGAGCACCTTGGGGTACGTCGAGTACGGCACCGACGTCACCGTCTCGGTGGACAAGGCGGCGCCGCTCAACTGCTACAGCGTGAGCTTGCCGCTCAGCGGCTACCAGGAGCTGTCCGCCCAGGGACGGCGGTGGCTGTCGGACCAGGACCACGGCATCGTGCTGTCGCCGCACGAGCGGCAGGATCTGGCGATCACGGGCAATTGCCGCAAGATCATCGTGGCCATTCCGGGCCAGGCGCTGCGCCAGGTGCTCGAAGGGCTGCTGCAACGGCCGCTGCAGGCGCCTTTGACCTTCGAACCCCGGATGAGTGCCGCCGAGGGGGACCAGGCCGCCTGGTGGCGCATGGTCAGATTCCTGCTGGCCGAGCTGGAGCGGGCCGCGCCGCTGCTGGAGCACCAGCAGATGGCGGAGAACCTCGAGCAGGCCCTGATCAAGGGGCTGCTGCTCTGTCAGCCGCACAACTACTCGCCGGCGCTCGCCGGCCTGGTGCAGCCGGCCTGCCCGCACTATCTGTTGCGCGCTAGGCAGTTTATCCACGACAACGCCCGCGAGGATATCGCGCTCGAGGACATCGAGCAGGCGGCCGGCGTGTCGCGCTACAAGCTGTTCGAGGGCTTCCGGCATCACTTCGGTCAGGCGCCCATGGCCTATCTGAAGGGGCACCGGCTCGAAGCGGTGCGGCGGGAGATGCTCGGCGACCGCTCGGAACGCAATGTTTCGGCGATCGCGATGAACTGGGGCTTCTCGCATCTTGGCCGCTTTTCCAGCGACTACAAGCAGCGCTTCGGCGAAACCCCGTCGCAAACCCTCAAGCGCGCGACGCGGCGAGCCGCGTGAGCGGCCGCCGCCCGCCGTTCGCCGTCACCGCCGTTTGCCGTTCGCCATTTCCCTACGCCTGATTTCACGTTCGAGCCCGGCCGCTCCGGGGGCGCCGCAAGACAACCGCGCCCGGGACGGCTCACGCCGCGCGTGCCGCAGCCGTGCGGCCGGCAGCCGCCGTGGACGGCGGGCGGCCGTGCGCCGGCCGAATAACGGGAGCGGATCGACGCGGCGGCGGTGACGGGCGCGGGCGGCGCCCGGCGGCCGATTCCGCTGACACTGGCGCTGGCACTGACACTGGCGCTGACACTGGCGCTGGCGCTGGCGCTGGCGCTGGCGCTGGCGCTGGCGCTGGCGGCCCGCCGCCCGGGCCCCGGTGACGAAAACAGGAAAAAACTGCCGCCCGCGCGCCTCAGGGACGACACTGATTCAAGCTTGCCGGCGTGCCTGCCGATATCCCTTTCATCAGGTAAGCGAACGACCCGCTTCGTCGTCGAGACGTTGCTGCGGGCGCGGGACCTGGCCATCGCGCGCGGACCAGGGGGCCGGCGTGAATCGGACTGCCTGGCCAACACGGGCCGCCAAGTTTCTTTCGAGAATGCATATGACCACAAAGACGATGCAACGAAGCGTTGACGAACGAACCACGCTGACCAGCAACAACCGTTTGGAACTGCTCCTGTTTCGTCTGGGGCAGCCGCGGCCGGGCACCGCGCGCGCGCTGTACGGCATCAACGTGTTCAAGATCCGCGAGATCGTGTCCATGCCCGAAGTCACCCCGATCGCGGGCTCGCCGGCCCATTTCGTGGGCGCGGTGGACATTCGCGGCCAGATCATTCCGGTGATCGACCTCGCCTCGCTGATCGGCTCGACTTCCGACAAGGTGCCGGCGATCCTGCTGGTCACCGAGTTCTCGCGCGGCACGCAGGCGTTCGCCGTCGAGGAAGTCGAGGACATCATCAGGCTCGAATGGAAGGAAGTGCTGAGCGCGGAAACCAGCGGCACCGCCGGCTACGTCACCGGCATCGCGCGGATCGACGCCGGCGAGGGCAAGACCCAGCTCGCCCAACTGCTCGACGTCGAGCAGGTGATGCGCGACGTGTTCCCCGAGCAGCACGAGGACGTCAAGCGCGAGGACGTGGGCGACGCGGTGCGCACGGCGGGCGGCTGCATCCTCGCCGCCGACGATTCCGGCTTCGCGCGCGCGCTGATCGACCAGGCGCTCACGGCGCTGGAGGCGCCGCACGTGATCGCCTCGAACGGCGAAATGGCCTGGAACATGCTGCTGAAGCTGGCCGAGGAAGCCGACGAGGCGAACGTGCCGGTGCGCGACAAGGTCTCGCTCGTCATCACCGACCTGGAAATGCCCGAGATGGACGGCTTCATGCTCACGCGCAAGATCAAGGCCGACGAGCGCCTGCGTCACATTCCCGTGATCATCCATTCGTCGCTGACCGGCAACGCCAACGAGGCCCACGCGCGCAATGCCGGCGCCAACGGCTACATCACGAAGTTCGCGCCGGCCGAGCTGTCGGCGGCGATCCGCAAGGCGCTGGCAGCCTGAGGGCGGCCGCGCCTGCCGCGCGCCGCGCTTTGCGCGCGGCGCCGGCGGGCAGCCGGGTTCCCGGCTGAACCGCAAGGGCTTGGGTGGCCCGCCTGCCTGCCGCGCCCCGTTTCTCCCACCGCTCCTGTCCAGACGCCGCCCGGGCCGGTTCCCGCCGCCGCGCGCCGTGGCACGCCGCGGCGCGTCATGACGGGGCGCGGGACCGCCCGCATCGCGCCCGCGTCGCGGACGGCCGCCCGCGGTCCCCGCGCGTGGCGCCGTCAATCGTGGACGGCGGCCTCCTCGGCGGGCTCGGCGGCCCCGGCATCGGCCGGCGCCGCGTGGCTGCCGGGCGCCGCCTCGCGTGGCCCGAGCGCGCGCGCCACCAGCCGCTGCTGCTCGGCCTGATGCGCGCGCACCGAAGCATGCGCGCCCGACGCCGTCAGCGTCCGGCACACCGCGCTCAGGCGGCAGCCCGCCGGCAGCACCGCTTCCAGCTCGTCGCGGACGAACCGCCAGGCGCCCTGGTTCACGTCCTCTTCCTGCGCCCAGACCACCGTCTCGAGATTGCCGAATGCCGCGAGCGCGCATGCCAGCTCGAGCTGCGGGAACGGATACAGCTGCTCGACGCGTACCAGCGCGACGCTCGCGTCGCCGGCCGCGTCGCGGGCTTCCTGCAGCGCGTAATGGAATTTGCCGCTCGACAGCACCACCTTCCTCACGCGCGCCGCGTCGCTCACCGACGGGTCCGCGATCACGGTGGCGAAGGTGCCGTCGAGCAGCTCGGTCAGGCTCGAGTGCGAGCGCGCGTTGCCGTACAGCTGCGATTTCGGCGACATCACGACGAGCGGCTTCGGCTGCCGCGCCGCCGCCTGCTGGCGCAGCAGATGGAACCACTGTGCCGAGGTGGACGGGCATACCACGCGCAGGTTCTCGTCCGCGCACAGTTGCAGGAACCGGCCGAGATAGCCGCTCGAATGCTCCGGACCCACGCCCTCGTGGCCGTGCGGCAGCAGCACCGTCAGCCGCGATCGGTAGCCCCACTTCTGTTCGCCTGCCGCGAGGTACTGATCGACGAACACCTGCGCGCCGTTTACGAAGTCGCCGAACTGCGCCTCCCAGATCGTCAGCGCGTCGCGCGTCGCGACGCTGTAGCCGTACTCGAAGCCGAGCACGGCCTCCTCGGTCAGCGGCGAGTTGACGATGTCGAACCTGACGTGGTGGTCGGCGGCGATCGCGCCGAGCGGGGTGTGCAGGCTGCCGGCATCGGCGCCGCCGTCCTGCAGATGCCATACGGCGTGCCGATGCATGAAGGTGCCGCGCCCCACGTCCATGCCCGAGAGCCGCACGCCGAAGCCGTCGTCGAGCAGCGACGCATAGGCCAGGCTCTCGGCGAAGCTCCAGTCCACGCGGTCCGTCTTGCCGGCGGCCGCATCGCGCCAGCGGTCGATCAGCCCGGCCACGAATTCGTGCAGGCGCGCGCCCGGCGGCACGCGCGTAAGCTCGGCGGTCAAGCCGCGCAGCCGCGCGAGCGACAGCGCGTGCAGCGGCCTGATGGCGGCGGCAGCGGCGCCGGCGGTGTCGTCGTGGCTCGCCTCGTCATGCAGCAGCGCATGCTCGGCCGCCTCGCGCAGCGCGTCGAGCGGCGGCACGCCGTCGAGCGACGCATGGTACAGCTCCGCCACGCCCGGATGCGCGTCGATCGCCGCCTGCAGCATCGGCTGGGTGAGCGCCGGGATGTCGTGCTCGGAATGGCCCAGGCGGCGGTAGCCGATCAGGTCGATGACGATGTCGGCATGAAAGGCCGTCCGGTAGTCGAACGCGATCGCCACGGCGCGCAGTACCTCGTCCGGACGGTCGGCGTTCACGCGCAGCACCGGCGCATCGACGCTGCGCGCCACGTCCGTGCAATAGGTGTGCGCCTCGGCGTTCATGCGGTTCGGCGTGGTGAAGCCGATCTGGTTGTTCACGATCACATGCAGCGTGCCGGCCGGCGAATAACCGGCGTTGCGCGCCAGATTCAGCGTTTCGGTCACGACGCCCTGGCCGGCGAAGGCGGCGTCGCCATGCACCACCACCGGCAGGCAGGCGGCCGCGCCGTGCGCGTCCTGGTAGGCGCGCGCCATGCCGACCACCACCGGATAGACGCTTTGCAGATGCGAGGGGTTGTGCGCCAGCTGCACCGTGATCTCGCCGTGCGGCGCGCGCCGGCGGGCGATGCCGCCGAGGTGGTAGGGCAGGTCGGCCTGCGTCGCGGCGAGCGCCGAGTCGGGGTCGAGCCGCGCCAGGATCTGCGTCGCGCTCATGCCCATCACGTTCACGAGCGCGTTGAGCCGGCCGCGGTGCGGCATGCCGAGGAACAGCCGGCCCACCCGGTGGCGGGCGGCGGTGTCGATCACGGCGGCCAGCAGCGGAATCAGGCTTTCGCAGCCTTCGAGCGAGAAGCGCTTCGCGCCGGCGAAGCGGCCGGCCACGATGCGTTCCCAGCTTTCGGCCGCGAGCAACTGGGCCAGCACGGCTTGCTGCTGCTCGGGTGCCGGCGCGCGGTTCGACGCGGCGGACTCGAGCCGGCCGAACAGCCAGCGCCGGCGCGTTTCGTCGCGCACGCCGCTGCAATCGAGCGCGACGGCGCCGCAGTAGCGTTGCTTGAGCTGCCGCGCCAGCTCGCCGACGGTGCGCGCCGTCTCGAAGCCCACGAGCGGCGCGTCGAGCGGCTCGTCGGGGCTGAGCCCGTGGAAGCCCGGATCGAGTTCGGGGATGCGGGCCGGCGCGACGGTCCGCAGCGGATCGATGTCGGCCACGCGGTATCCGGCGTGGCGGTGCGCATCGACGAAACGGCCGATCAGCAAGGGCTTCGCGCTTTGCGAAGCGTCTCGCACCTCGGCGCGGACAAAGCCGGCGGTGGTGGCGTATTCGGGATATCGGCTGAACATGACGAGTGCCTGTAGGGACAGAATCAATTAATCGAAGCTCGCCATTCGAACGCCGGCACGCCGCTTCCCTGACCATTCCCGAACCATTCCGACAGGGGGGGGCGTGCCAACGGACGGCGATCCTGCCGGAGCGCCTGCCCTGCTTGGCATCGACGCTCCGGCATGCGGCAGCGGCCCGTGCTTCGGGCCGTGTCTGCGTTTCTGATGCCGGGAGCGACCGGCTCTCAGGTGACGGAGAGCATGGGCATGGGGGTCGCCCGTTGCGAGGGTCGGGCCGCCGCGGTGACGGGGCGGCGCGCGTCGCCTTCGAGCCGGAACGCGGCCACGGTATCGGCCAGCGCGTCGGCCTGGTTGCGCAGCGCCTGCGCCGCCGCGGCGCTTTCCTCGACCAGCGCCGCGTTCTCCTGCGTGACCTGATCCATCTGCGTGATGGCGTGGTTGATCTGCTCGATGCCGTCGCTCTGCTCGCGGCTCGACGCGCTCATCTCGTTGACGATCGACGACACCGCCGTGATGCTCTTGACCACCTGCCGGATCGTCTCGCCGGCCTGCTCGACGATGCCGGTGCCCACCCCGACGTGGCTGACCGAATCGTCGATCAGCGTCTTGATCTCCTTGGCCGCCACCGCGCTGCGCTGCGCGAGGCTGCGCACCTCGCCCGCCACCACCGCGAAGCCGCGGCCGTTCTCGCCGGCGCGCGCGGCCTCCACCGCCGCGTTCAGCGCGAGGATGTTGGTCTGGAACGCGATGCCCTCGATCACGCCGATGATCTCCACCACCTTGCGCGAGGAGGCATCGATCGCGTTCATGGTGTCCACCACGCGGTCTACCGCCTCGCCGCCCTTCACGGCCACCGCCGAGGCGTCGCCCGCGATCTGGTTGGCCTGCTGCGCGTTGCTGGCGTTCTGCTTGACGGTGGAGGTGAGCTGCTCCATCGCGGCGGCGGTCTGTTCCAGCGCGCTCGCCTGCTGCTCGGTGCGCGTGGAGAGATCCATGTTGCCGCTCGCCACTTCCTGCGAGGCGAGCGTGATGGCGTGGGTGCCGCCGCGCACGTTGCCGACGATGGTGTTGAGGCCCTCGATCATCTTGCCGAGCGCGACCAGCAGGCGCGAGACCTCGTCGCGGCCCGTCACGTCGAGCCGATGCGTGAGGTCGCCGCTCGCCACGGCCTCGGCCAGCGCCACCGCGCCGTGGATCGGCCGGGTGATGCTGCGCGTGATGAACCAGCCGGTCAGCACCGAGGCCACCAGCGCGCAGAGCGCGATGACGCCCATCTGCAGCTTGGCCCAGTGGCCCTCGGCCGTGGCCTCGGCGACGTCGTTGTTCATCTGGGCCGCCTGGAAGTCGACCATCTTGTCGACCAGCGTGTAGTAGTCGTCCTGCAGACGCGCCATGTCGCCCTGGTAGAGGTCGCGCGCGCCGTTACGATCGTTGGCGGCCACCAGCTCGAAGAATTTCTTGACGCTCTGGCCGTAGGCGCTGCGCGCTTCGAACTGACTCCTGAACAGCGCGCGGCTCGGCTCGTCGGTCAGCTGCTTTTCGAATTTCGCGTAAGTGTCGGCGTTCAACTTGCGGATGACGGCATAGTCATCCATGTACCGTTTCGCCTGGTCCGCCGTGGTGGCCAGCAGCAGGTGGCTGAGAATGGCGTTGGCCTTGTAGCCGTTGTTCTTGATCTGACTGCTGGCGGCGATTAGCGAATAACGCTGACCGACGATGCCGTTCATGCGGTCGACGCTCGATTCGATGTGGCGGATGCCGAGCAACGTCGTGCCGATCAGCAGCAAGACGACGATTCCGAATGCCGCGCTTAAACGAACCCCGATTTTCAAGTCGGAAATTTTCATGGTGCATTTCCTTGTCAAGAACACCTTTTTTAATAGTGCATTCCTTTCTTCGGGGACCGAACCCGCCACCACCAGACTGCGTCTTTATCAGTCGTCGATGGCGAATTCGGCCCGTTGCGCGATCAGGGTTTCCTGGCGTGGATACCGGATCGGGCGGCCGAAGAACTGCAGGCCCCGGGCACTATCTCTCAGGCATGTTTACGGCATGGGCCTCAAACCTTTGAATTTTTTTTCGACGAATCAGACGTTGCGGCCGCATCGACTTTTCGGCAGTGCGGTGCAATAACGCCCCCGGCCTTTGTGCACGCCGTTTCGGTGGTTCGTTCGCTGTTCTGCGGAAATAGGAATTCGATCGCGATGCGATTTATCCAGGAATAAGAACAGCAATTTTTATGGGTCAGATTGCCGCAACTATTGAAAAGGGGCCTATGAGACGCGGCCATGCCGGCGACGCCACGGACCGGGCGGTGAAGTCCGCCGAATCGACCGCCCGCCCGGCGACACCGACGGATTTCGCCGGGCGGGCAGGCGACAGCCGGCGCGGGCGGCGCCTGACGGCTGGCCGCTGGCGCGGCCGGGCAGGCGGCCACCCGCGCCGCGCGCTGCGTCCAGCCTCCAGGCACGAACGTCGCCGGCGGGGCGGTGCCGACGCGGTGCGGGCGGCCGTCACGGCCGGGCGCGGGCGGCAAGGGCGGCAAGGGCGGCAAGGGCGGCAAGGGCGGCAAGGGCGGCAAGGGCGGCAAGGGCGGGCCGTCTGGACGGCGGCCCGGCGCCGGGCCATGGCCGGCGGGGCGGGGCCGGCGGGGCGGGGCCGGTGCGGCATGGCGCGGACGGTCCGGGCGGCGCTCCGCGCCGGGCCGCCGATACGGGTACGATCAAGCTTGTTGCGTTTCCGGCCGATAAGACGGAGAGCAGCACGCCAGTTTGGCGTGTCACCGGAGATTGCATGAACGACAAACCCATCCTCATCCATCCGGCGGACGGCGCCGTGCCCGCCCAATGCACGGGCTGCCGGACCCCGCCCGGTCAATTCGGGAAACTCAGGTTTGCGTTCCAGCCGATCGTCGACACCGGCACCGGCGCCGCCTATGCCTACGAGGCGCTGGTGCGCGGTCCCAACGGCGAGCCGGCCGCGGCGGTGCTGGAGACGGTCGACGAGGCGAGCCGCTACCATTTCGATCAACGCTGCCGGACCTCGGCCATCGAACAGGCCGCGGCGCTGAACATCGACGTGCATCTGTCGATCAATTTCATGCCGAACGCCGTCTATCGGCCCGAAGCCTGCATCCGCAGTACGCTCGAGGCCGCCGAGAAATTCCAGTTTCCGAGCGATCGCATCATTTTCGAGACGGTCGAGGGCGAGAACATCCTCGGCCGCTCGCATCTCGTGGATATTTTCCGCTCCTATCGCAGCTTCGGGTTTCAGACCGCCATCGACGATTTCGGCGCGGGCTTTTCCGGGCTGAAGCTGCTGGCCGACTTCCAGCCCGATCTGATCAAGCTGGACATGGATCTGGTGCGCGGCGTCGACACCAACGCCGCCCGGCAAAGCATCGTGCGTGGCGTGGTGTCGATGTGCCGCGAGCTGGACATCCGCGTCATCGCCGAAGGCGTCGAGACGCTCGGCGAGCGCGATTTCTTCACGGCGCACGGCGTCTCGCTGATGCAGGGCTATCTGTTCGCGAAGCCCGCGTTCCATTCGACGCCCGAGCCCGGCGCCGAGTGGCTGGCCGGGGCCGCGCGACTGTCCTGACCGGGCGGGGCGGCTCTGCCGCTCGGGCGATGATTTTTTTTGGGGCGCGACCCCTTAAGGTGCCGGAACCTCGCGGCCGAGGCCGACGAGGGCGCGTAGCCGAAATTGAAGGGGACCGATTCGGCGCGGCGCCCGCTTCCGGGCATCGCGAGCGCGCCCCGGCTGCCGGCTGCGCGGCGCCCGCCATCGCGACCGAGCCCAAGCTCAAGCTCTGCTGCGGGCATGTTCTCCGCCGCCGGTGGCTCGGCCCGTGCAACCGCTCCGATCCCGGTATCGGCCCAATGTCGAGGTTCGCGAACCGCCGCGAGGCCCCGGCGGCCCCTGGCCGGGGGCGGGCGCCGCAGCCTGTTCCCCGCCGGCCTGAGCTGGGCGAGCCCCGCGGGGCGAGCGAGACACCGGCACGCGGCTCGCGTAGGATCGTCGACTCCGGCGAAGCGCCGTCCCGCGATTCGCCCAGCTTCTTCGTTCGGCACCTCCGGAGCCCCCATGTCCGATCCCGAGATTCAGCAGGTTTCCCTCTACGATCTGTTCCAGCCGCGCTGGCGTGCCGATCCCTATCCGCTGTACCGCCGCCTGCGTGACGAGAGCCCGGTCCACGCGGACCCGAACGGCAACGGCTGGATCGTCTCGCGCCACGCCGACGTGGTGGCGGTGCTCGACGACGCGCGTTTCTCGGCCGCGCGCCTGGGCGGCATCGAGGAC
The window above is part of the Burkholderia glumae LMG 2196 = ATCC 33617 genome. Proteins encoded here:
- a CDS encoding 2-oxoglutarate dehydrogenase E1 component; protein product: MFSRYPEYATTAGFVRAEVRDASQSAKPLLIGRFVDAHRHAGYRVADIDPLRTVAPARIPELDPGFHGLSPDEPLDAPLVGFETARTVGELARQLKQRYCGAVALDCSGVRDETRRRWLFGRLESAASNRAPAPEQQQAVLAQLLAAESWERIVAGRFAGAKRFSLEGCESLIPLLAAVIDTAARHRVGRLFLGMPHRGRLNALVNVMGMSATQILARLDPDSALAATQADLPYHLGGIARRRAPHGEITVQLAHNPSHLQSVYPVVVGMARAYQDAHGAAACLPVVVHGDAAFAGQGVVTETLNLARNAGYSPAGTLHVIVNNQIGFTTPNRMNAEAHTYCTDVARSVDAPVLRVNADRPDEVLRAVAIAFDYRTAFHADIVIDLIGYRRLGHSEHDIPALTQPMLQAAIDAHPGVAELYHASLDGVPPLDALREAAEHALLHDEASHDDTAGAAAAAIRPLHALSLARLRGLTAELTRVPPGARLHEFVAGLIDRWRDAAAGKTDRVDWSFAESLAYASLLDDGFGVRLSGMDVGRGTFMHRHAVWHLQDGGADAGSLHTPLGAIAADHHVRFDIVNSPLTEEAVLGFEYGYSVATRDALTIWEAQFGDFVNGAQVFVDQYLAAGEQKWGYRSRLTVLLPHGHEGVGPEHSSGYLGRFLQLCADENLRVVCPSTSAQWFHLLRQQAAARQPKPLVVMSPKSQLYGNARSHSSLTELLDGTFATVIADPSVSDAARVRKVVLSSGKFHYALQEARDAAGDASVALVRVEQLYPFPQLELACALAAFGNLETVVWAQEEDVNQGAWRFVRDELEAVLPAGCRLSAVCRTLTASGAHASVRAHQAEQQRLVARALGPREAAPGSHAAPADAGAAEPAEEAAVHD
- a CDS encoding methyl-accepting chemotaxis protein, whose product is MKISDLKIGVRLSAAFGIVVLLLIGTTLLGIRHIESSVDRMNGIVGQRYSLIAASSQIKNNGYKANAILSHLLLATTADQAKRYMDDYAVIRKLNADTYAKFEKQLTDEPSRALFRSQFEARSAYGQSVKKFFELVAANDRNGARDLYQGDMARLQDDYYTLVDKMVDFQAAQMNNDVAEATAEGHWAKLQMGVIALCALVASVLTGWFITRSITRPIHGAVALAEAVASGDLTHRLDVTGRDEVSRLLVALGKMIEGLNTIVGNVRGGTHAITLASQEVASGNMDLSTRTEQQASALEQTAAAMEQLTSTVKQNASNAQQANQIAGDASAVAVKGGEAVDRVVDTMNAIDASSRKVVEIIGVIEGIAFQTNILALNAAVEAARAGENGRGFAVVAGEVRSLAQRSAVAAKEIKTLIDDSVSHVGVGTGIVEQAGETIRQVVKSITAVSSIVNEMSASSREQSDGIEQINHAITQMDQVTQENAALVEESAAAAQALRNQADALADTVAAFRLEGDARRPVTAAARPSQRATPMPMLSVT
- a CDS encoding EAL domain-containing protein translates to MNDKPILIHPADGAVPAQCTGCRTPPGQFGKLRFAFQPIVDTGTGAAYAYEALVRGPNGEPAAAVLETVDEASRYHFDQRCRTSAIEQAAALNIDVHLSINFMPNAVYRPEACIRSTLEAAEKFQFPSDRIIFETVEGENILGRSHLVDIFRSYRSFGFQTAIDDFGAGFSGLKLLADFQPDLIKLDMDLVRGVDTNAARQSIVRGVVSMCRELDIRVIAEGVETLGERDFFTAHGVSLMQGYLFAKPAFHSTPEPGAEWLAGAARLS